Sequence from the Arthrobacter pigmenti genome:
TGGCGCTGTACGGGGATTGACCGCGCAGTTCGTTCTGCACGGTAATGGGTACTGTGCTTGGAGTTCCGTAAACCTCGCTCGTGGAGGTATTCACCAGACGGGGAACGCTGTGGCGACGGACCGCTTCGAGAACATTGAGGGTCCCTGTCACGTTGGTTTCCACATATGAGCGAGGCGCTTGGTAGGAGTATGGAATCGCTATGAGTGCGGCTAGATGGAGAACGACCTCGGATCCCGCAACAAGGTCCGAGACGAACTCGGAATCCCGTACATCGCCGAGTACAAGGTCAACGGAATCGCGTTCTTCCTCGCTGAGGTCATCCAGCCACCCGTAGGACCCATTCGAGTTGTAGATGCACAGCGCGCGAACGTTGGCTCCTTCGGCGATCAGCCGCTGTGTGACGTGACTACCGATGAAGCCATCGGCGCCGGTGACAACGACAGTCTTTCCTCGGAGATTGTGGGCGCTCTCTTTTTCCAACATGGTCATTGTCCTTTCGCTGCTGCCAGATCTTTGGGTGTGCCTACATCGATCCAGTCGGACAGCATGGGCCAGGCGGATACCCTTTTGCCCCCGCGGATGCACGCGTCGATAAGATCCGGCATTGAATACGGCTCCCGGTAGGGAACCATAGCAAGTGTCTCCGGCGACACCGCATAGATTCCCGAGCTGATCTCGAACTCGATGTTTGGTTTTTCGACCACTCCGGTAACCGAACGGTCTGAGCTAATTTCGAGTACTCCGAATGGCACCTGATGGTTATACGGTCTTGCTGCCACGGTGAGCGCCGCGCCATGGTGGCGGTGGAATCGCAGGAAGTCGGCTGCCGAGTAATGCACCATCAGGTCCGCATTCGTGACGATCACCGGCTCGGAGATTTCCGGTGCTTCCCTGTGCAGGAGGCCAAGCGCGCCAGCTGTATTGAGCGGACGCTCCGGATCTTCGTGAATGTAGGAGATCCGACAGCCCAGCTGCTCACCATCACCGAGGTGGTCGATGATCTTCTGTGCGAGGTGGGCCACACTGATGTATACACGGGTGATGCCCGACTCGACCAGCCCGAGAAGCACCCATTCAATGATGGTGCGGTCTGCGACCTTCATGAGGGGTTTAGGGGTTTCCTTGGTAAGGCTGCCCAGTCTGGTTCCTTTGCCGCCTGCCATGATCAGCGCAACATTTGGCAGCTTGGGTTTGCCGACGATGTCAGTCAACGTTTGAAGCCCGACCAGAACCCCGTCGTCGTCGACGACCGGAACCTCGCTGATGCGGATACTCCGCATCAGATCGATGACGGCGGCACGCGAGGTTGACGGGTTAACCACTTTGGGATTGGCGTTAACGAAGTCAATGACGGTGCTTTCCAGGCCAGCTCCAGCCAGCAGCGCCCTTCGAACGTCCCCGTCCGTCACGATTCCGAGCAGGTGCCGGCTCTCATCGATCACGAGGGCAACGGAGGAGGCACCCCGGTCGATCGCCAGCAGGGCCTCGCGGACAGTCGCGCTGCGTTCTACACAGGCATCCTTGAGTGAACGGTCATTGCTCATCCTGAACTCCTCCGACACAAGCATCGACGAAAACTTTTGACATAGGCTCATCAACCGAGCCGGTGATGACCTGAACGATCCTTCCGGCGGCTCGCCCGTCGCCATATGGGTTCGCCACATAGGGCGCACGGGAGCTGAAGTCAGCTCCCAGGGCCGTGCTGATCGCCGTCTCGAGGTCCGCCGTGTTATCCGCAGACCAGATGACATTAGTGCCGCGCTCCCGCCCCTTTTGCCGGTCGCCGACGTCCACTGCGGGAAGTCCGAATGATGCCGCTTCAATGATGCCGCTCGAGGAATTGCCGACCATCAGATCCGCAGTGGCCATGACTCTGGGATACGTCCTGCCAAGGCTGGCACGAATTACGAGGTTTGGGACTTTCCCCTGCTTCAGTTCAGCGAGGACAGCCAGGATTTCCTCACGACCGGCGTCGAAACCCGGATTCGTCAGAATGAGCGTGCCGGCCATCCTGAGGCTGGTCTCGAATACCCGTCGCGCGACCACGCCAGGAGACTCCTCAGAACCGGCTGTTACCGGATGGTATGTTCCGACGATAAGTGGACGATGCAGTGGAACCTGAAACTCTTCCTCGAATTCCGAACCGCTCAACGGAGTCGCCTCAAGGAAACGGTCCAGGCCGGGTGCCCCGGTGCGGTGAATACGCGCCGGGTCTTCTCCCAACTGCTCGACCCTTCGAGAGGCGCCGGCGGTGCTGACACAGTGCTGGTCCGCCAGTTTGGTCAACGCATGCCGCACGCGCTCGTCGAGAGCGCCCTCAGTCACTTCGCCGCCATGGAGGTGAATCACCCGGACCCCCATAAGGAGTGCGGACGGGACCGCGTACAGCAATTCCCACCGATCACCGAGCACCACCAACGCATCGGGCTCAATGGATTGAACAAGCTCGAGAAACTTCAGGGAAAGCTCGGCCCCGAGCCGCCCCTGGCCGACCGGAGTGCTGTCCTGAAGAAAGAGCCCCAAATCATGGTGCGTGTGGGCATCCCGACGTAATCCCGCATCCAACAGGACCTCACGGCTTGTCCCGCCCTCGAAGCCCACGGCCGTGGCAATGTGCAGTTCAACGTCGGCGCTCTCCTCAAGACCAACAAGAACAGGACCGAGTGGGAACAGATCTGCCCTGGTACCTACGAACGCCAGAACCCTCATGGAACTTTTCCGACCGATCCGGGCGCCACCGGAACTCCCGCGGGGAGATCGCGGAGCGCGACGGCGCCGACTACATGGGCCGACGGCTTCATCCCTCCTTCGGGACGCAGGATTGCCACATCCTCCTCCGTGATCACGGCGCCCTGGGGGATGGAGCGGACGGTGTGGTAGCTGCGCCTTACAAGGTGGGCGTTGTCCTCTTCGCTGGGCATACGGCGTTTCCGTCCATCTCCGAGGCTTTCCTTGGCCGCGCGAACATCAGACACATAGTCTGCGAACTGGGCGGCTTCCAGGCTGGCACGGTGGTCGGGCCCGTTTCGCTCCCGGTCCGTGGTGATGTGTTTCTCCAGTAGTGTCGCGCCCAATGCCGTTGCCGCAACTGCAGTGACTGAACCGGGAGTGTGATCGGACCAGCCGATCTCAGTGCGAAATTTTCGCCGCATTGCCGGAATGGCCAGGAGGTTCGCCTCGCCTAGTGGCGCGGGGTACGCCGATACGCAATGCAGAAGAACAGTGGCGGGGGCACTAGCTGTCGCCTCGAGGGCTTCGTGAATTTCCTCCGCGCTGCCCATGCCGGTGGAAACGATCAGGGGGATGCCAAGTTCTGCGATTGTTCGCAGGAACGGCACATTTGTCAGCTCACCGGAGCCTATTTTCAGCCCGGGGACACCAATCTGCGCCAGCATCTCAGCGCTTGCAACATCGAATGGTGTGGAGAGGAACGTGATTGCGCGCTCGTCGCAGTGCTGTTTCAGTTCTTCCCAGGCAGCATCCGGAAGCGTCAACCTCGTGAGCATCTCGGACTGGGACTCGGAGAATCCTGCCTTCTTCTGGTAAGGCGTGGTGGCCGCGCCGGCTGTAACGAGAGCAGCCGGGCGAAACGTCTGAAATTTCACGGCGTTTGCGCCAGTGTCCGCAGCAATGTCAATCAATTGATGTGCGACCGCCACGTCACCGTCATGGTTGACACCGGCCTCCGCGATGATGAAGACGTCCTCGTTCAGGCCCAGGGAGTGGTGTCCGAACTTGATGGATTCAGCATGCCCGGTCTGGTTGCTCATTCAGTGATGCCTTTCATGGACGTTGTCGGGGCGGCGGGAACGCCAACATAGGTTGTCGATCCCGGAAGGTCCTTTGTCGCCACTGCGCCTGCGCCAAGGATGACGTCATCCGCCACCGATATGCGCGGAAGCACCCGCGCACCGGAACCCACAAATACCCTATGGGCGATCGAAGCTTCTCCCAAAAGCATCGCGCCGGGCGCGAGATGGCATGAGTCGCCGGTCGCAGCGTCGTGCTCCACAACCGCCGAGGTATTGACGATTGTCGCCGCTCCCACGGTAGCGCCGGGTCCTACGTGCGCGTGTTCCAGGATCTGGGTCAGCGGGGCCAGATCGGCTGTGGGATCGACGGTGGCACTGTGGGCGACCAGCGGTACGAGGTTTTCCGGGGGCAGCGCCTCCAAGAGCAGTTCGGCGAGCCGCCAACGAACGTGGTTTGCACCGATTCCGATGCAGACGGAAAGGTTACGGTTGAGCGCGAACTCAATGGCGTCGTCGTCGTTCGAGAAAGACTTCTGAACAGGCTTCCATTGGCCCCCACCGTCACCGACAACGCCTGCAACCGTGTCCCCCCGTCCCCGAATAACGGAGAAGAGACTGCGCGCGTGGCCACCCGCTCCGAAGATGATCCATTGCCGGGTACCAGGAGAGCGCAGGTCACTGTTCTCCGACGCCTGTAAGTCCATTTAGATACGCTGAGCCTCGACACTAGAGTTGGTGAGCATGATTTACGAATTCTATCCGGCGCCCGGACGGTGAATGTGCAGCAACAACGTGAGGCCATTTCGGTTAGAGGCCGTGGGGTGCGTGCACTCGTCAGGGGGACAGGGTCGATCGGCGCACGCCACCTGCGCGTGCTCGAATCCATGGGGGTGGACGAACTCTATGCCTGGCCCGTCCGGAAGGGCACAGGTTCTACGGAACGCGCGGATATTCCGTCACGTACGGTCTTCGTGGATACCTATCCGAACGCTCCGCTGGACCTCATCATCATCGCGACCGATACGGTTCGGCATGTCGATGATGCCCTTGGAGCCGTCGAACAGAATCCCCGCTCCGTTCTGCTGGAAAAGCCCGTGGCGCCAACCGTTCAGCAGTGCCGGCCTCTCCTCGACCACCCACGCGCCTCCATTGTCTCGGTGAGCGCACCCCTTCGATTTCATGACGGCTACGTCGAATTGGCGCAACTGCTGGAGCAGGAAGGCACACCGACCTCGGCGCAGATAGTCTCGCAGTCCTGGCTTCCCTCCTGGCGCCCGGGCAGGGATTACAGGCAAAGCTACTCGGCACGGTCCGATGAGGGCGGTGCCCTGCGCGATCTTGTGCACGACATCGATTATCCGCTCGCGCTCCTTGGCACACCCGATACCGTCGTAGCCCGGCTCGGACGTGGGGTGCTGGGAATTGAGGCCGAGGAGTCCGCGGACCTGCTCTGGCACAGTTCCGGGAAAGAACACCCGCTGGCAGTGTCGGTGAGGCTTGACTACGTATCTCCTGTGAAGAAGCGCGAAATCCGCATCGCTACCGCGCACAGTGCCCTGTCGTGGAACGTTGTCACCAACTCCGTGATTGTTGAGCGCCCGGGCAGCGTTCCTGAGCTCAGCGTTCATCCGGGTGACGGCGACGTTGACAACGTACTTGCCCGTCAAAGCGGAACCCTCCTGCAGCGGGTGGGAGTGGTCGTCGACGGGTTGCGGCATGAATACAACGCCGCGTCCCTCCAGGCGGGTGTGCTCGCCGTTGCCGTATGCGACGCAGCCCGCCTGTCAGACCGGACGCGCAGGGGCGAAACGGTAGTGTTATAGCCGGATTCCATCGCTCAACCCAAGGTGCCCTATGACCACACGTACCGATCCCAAAATCCTCGCCGTCATCCCTGCCCGGGGCGGCTCGAAAGGTCTACCGGGAAAGAACGTGCGTCCTCTGCTGGGG
This genomic interval carries:
- a CDS encoding N-acetylneuraminate synthase family protein is translated as MSNQTGHAESIKFGHHSLGLNEDVFIIAEAGVNHDGDVAVAHQLIDIAADTGANAVKFQTFRPAALVTAGAATTPYQKKAGFSESQSEMLTRLTLPDAAWEELKQHCDERAITFLSTPFDVASAEMLAQIGVPGLKIGSGELTNVPFLRTIAELGIPLIVSTGMGSAEEIHEALEATASAPATVLLHCVSAYPAPLGEANLLAIPAMRRKFRTEIGWSDHTPGSVTAVAATALGATLLEKHITTDRERNGPDHRASLEAAQFADYVSDVRAAKESLGDGRKRRMPSEEDNAHLVRRSYHTVRSIPQGAVITEEDVAILRPEGGMKPSAHVVGAVALRDLPAGVPVAPGSVGKVP
- a CDS encoding transferase; translated protein: MDLQASENSDLRSPGTRQWIIFGAGGHARSLFSVIRGRGDTVAGVVGDGGGQWKPVQKSFSNDDDAIEFALNRNLSVCIGIGANHVRWRLAELLLEALPPENLVPLVAHSATVDPTADLAPLTQILEHAHVGPGATVGAATIVNTSAVVEHDAATGDSCHLAPGAMLLGEASIAHRVFVGSGARVLPRISVADDVILGAGAVATKDLPGSTTYVGVPAAPTTSMKGITE
- a CDS encoding Gfo/Idh/MocA family oxidoreductase, with amino-acid sequence MRALVRGTGSIGARHLRVLESMGVDELYAWPVRKGTGSTERADIPSRTVFVDTYPNAPLDLIIIATDTVRHVDDALGAVEQNPRSVLLEKPVAPTVQQCRPLLDHPRASIVSVSAPLRFHDGYVELAQLLEQEGTPTSAQIVSQSWLPSWRPGRDYRQSYSARSDEGGALRDLVHDIDYPLALLGTPDTVVARLGRGVLGIEAEESADLLWHSSGKEHPLAVSVRLDYVSPVKKREIRIATAHSALSWNVVTNSVIVERPGSVPELSVHPGDGDVDNVLARQSGTLLQRVGVVVDGLRHEYNAASLQAGVLAVAVCDAARLSDRTRRGETVVL
- the neuC gene encoding UDP-N-acetylglucosamine 2-epimerase — encoded protein: MRVLAFVGTRADLFPLGPVLVGLEESADVELHIATAVGFEGGTSREVLLDAGLRRDAHTHHDLGLFLQDSTPVGQGRLGAELSLKFLELVQSIEPDALVVLGDRWELLYAVPSALLMGVRVIHLHGGEVTEGALDERVRHALTKLADQHCVSTAGASRRVEQLGEDPARIHRTGAPGLDRFLEATPLSGSEFEEEFQVPLHRPLIVGTYHPVTAGSEESPGVVARRVFETSLRMAGTLILTNPGFDAGREEILAVLAELKQGKVPNLVIRASLGRTYPRVMATADLMVGNSSSGIIEAASFGLPAVDVGDRQKGRERGTNVIWSADNTADLETAISTALGADFSSRAPYVANPYGDGRAAGRIVQVITGSVDEPMSKVFVDACVGGVQDEQ
- a CDS encoding sugar phosphate nucleotidyltransferase, with translation MSNDRSLKDACVERSATVREALLAIDRGASSVALVIDESRHLLGIVTDGDVRRALLAGAGLESTVIDFVNANPKVVNPSTSRAAVIDLMRSIRISEVPVVDDDGVLVGLQTLTDIVGKPKLPNVALIMAGGKGTRLGSLTKETPKPLMKVADRTIIEWVLLGLVESGITRVYISVAHLAQKIIDHLGDGEQLGCRISYIHEDPERPLNTAGALGLLHREAPEISEPVIVTNADLMVHYSAADFLRFHRHHGAALTVAARPYNHQVPFGVLEISSDRSVTGVVEKPNIEFEISSGIYAVSPETLAMVPYREPYSMPDLIDACIRGGKRVSAWPMLSDWIDVGTPKDLAAAKGQ